The Bdellovibrio bacteriovorus DNA segment GACTAAAAAAGCGGGAAGGGGTAAAAACGCGGTTTTCATCATGTCTCAAATCCGTGCAAATATGCGACCTTCCAAGGCTTAATGTATTGATTGTCATAGGGAAAACCTGACGGGGAATTTGTCAGTATGACGATTCTGGGCACTGATATTTCCGCCTCTGAAATACGCATTTCCCCTCTTACGACTAGATCTTCAAACCCGAGTGCAAAGCCTTCGGCAGATTGCATAGCCTTAAAAGCATGAAAAAATGGGGCTTCGTATTCGCATCTGCTGTTCTTGTTCTGACAACTCAAAATTCTGTCGCCGCCGATTGGCAAGAGACGAATATTCAGTTTCTGCACTGGGATTCTTATAAAACTCCGACTGGAAAAGAACTTTCTCAAAGCGTGATCACGTTAGAACACGCAAGCAGTTGGACCTATGGAAGCAATTTCTTTTTCATCGACATTTCAAATCCGGATACGGAAGATGAAACCAGTTTTTACGGCGAGATTTCGCCGGGATTTAGTTTAAAAAAGATGGGGTTATTAGAGCTCAGTGAAGAGAGTGGACCTTCTGACGTTCTTTTGCAGCTTAACTACGAGTTCCCTCAAGGACCGGCGAAAAGAGCCGCGCTCGCGGGCGTGAATTTCGTGTGGAAAAATCTTGGTTTTGATTTTCTTTCAACCCAATTTCTATTTCGCGACACCTTGGGGTTGGACGGTCATACGGGCCAACTTACACTGGCGTGGTTGAAACGCTTTGGCAGCGAAGCATGGCCTTTGGAATTTAGTGGTTTTATCGACTGGGCGGGGGCCGAGGCCACCTCTCACGAAAATATTCACACGCAGCCGAATCTGCTTTTAGATTTCTCTCGCAAAACAGCACGCAAGGTTCCTTTAAAGCTCGGCATTGAATGGAAGTACTGGAAAAACAAATACGGTATCGACGGCCTTGAAGAAAGCGTTCCTCAGGCAAAGCTCGTCTGGATTTTTTAATTCGGAATTTTAAAGAAGAAAAAGTGAAGTCCCCAAAAACAAAAGTGCCTGCGAGGAATCTTCAGTGATAACTCACAGGCTAAGGGGAATGAAACCAATCCTTGTATGTATTGATACCTTCCATATGCACACCTCTGATTCCTCAGGTGACTCACCTTTGGCAGCTGGCTGGCGTGGACGAACCGACACCCCTCTAGCTTTGCGTCCCGCCGTTTCCGACGGTTTGCCTTGAGGCAAAGGAAGGATCTAAATCCTAACGAGTATAACCCTAGGAACCTCCTTATGAGTTATTCGATAGATCCAACCAGTTCATCGTTTTTTATAGAGGCCTGAACCCGGAACCTCTGCGTAGTAATCCTGGTGACGCCTCGTCACTTCGGTGGTTCATCATGATGATCGTGAATACGGTTTTTCATCTGTGTCCTCCTTAGCTGGCCCTAAAGCATTCACTTACTCAGAGGTAAGTCTCACGAGCCATCTGGTTTCAACTCTTTTAGGATAGCTCGACCAAAGTTTTATTTTCAAGGGGACCACTTTCGATTCTCAAAATACGTCGAAATCTCGTTTCCGTCTGAGAAACAAGGTGTGATTCTGTTTTAGGATGAAACAAATTTAAGAAGAAAAAGAAGATGAAGAGGCTCGAAAAACCTCTTCATCAGAAATTTTTAAGGCAGGATTTCGCGGATGTTGTTCGCGATGGACATGAATTCTTGAGCTTCCGCACCGTTGCTGTTGGCTTCAACGATAGGGATGCCAGCTTCACACGCAAGACCTACTGAAGGATTGAAGGGAACGGCTCCCAATTTTTTCATTCCTTTGGCGTGAGCGTAAGTGTCCATTTCTCCCTTAGGGAAAAGTTGGATTTTTTCACCATTCGCTGGATTGATCATGTAGGCCATGTTTTCAACCATGCCCAGCAAAGGCACGCCCACACGCTCAAACATATCGACGGCTTTTTTCACATCGAGCAAGGCCACGTTCTGCGGTGTAGAAACCACGACCGCACCACTGACCGGAACTTTTTGTGCTAATGTTAGTTGGATATCGCCAGTGCCCGGAGGAAGATCCACGACCAGGTAATCAAGTTCGCCCCAGTTCACATCGCGTAGGAATTGATCCATGGCTTTAAAGAGCATGGGACCACGCCATACGACAGCCGCATTTTCATCAACTAAAAAGCCGATGCTCATAAGTTTGATGCCATAACGAGTGATTGGCTCAAGTTGATTCGTTTCAGGATTAATTTGTGGTTTTTGTCCTAAGCTACCTAACATGCGAGGAATACTTGGACCGTAGATATCGGCATCCAAAAGACCGACACGGCTCTTTTTACCCAAGGCCATAGCCAAGTTAGTGGCGACGGTGCTCTTACCAACTCCACCCTTGCCTGAAGATACGGCAATAATATGTTTCACTCCGGGAATGGGGGTCTGTTTCTCGAACGGATTTGGTGCAGCCATGAAGGTGACTCCTTGATAAATTTAAGCTCCCAACGAATAATAGAAAGTGGATGAATAGCCAAGACTTTTTGACATTGAATTTAGTGGGAGCGGGAGCTTTCATCTTCTGGTACTTACTCTCGCGAGGAGGGTCGCGTCGTCCAACGCAGCTCAATATGGGTGCAAAGGACAGCGCTCCGCCTTTAATCACAGCTGAAGAGCCTCCACCGGCTCTCGAACCCTCGCGTCGTCATCCTGATCTGACTCAAGCCAAAGTAAAATCCCTAAATGTGATGTTTAATTACAATGGTCACACCTGGGACGCTTATGAAGTCCTCGGAGTTCCGGCGGGGGCGTCGATCAAACTTGTCACCGAAGCCTACCATGTGGCCCTGCGACGCTGTGATAAGGAATCGATGGAGTTTATCGAAACGGCCTATCGGGCCATTCTGAATAAAGGTGCTTAGTTTTATTGCTCGCGGGTGAAGAGACAGCTAAAGCCGCGTCCGTTCTGACTGTGTTCCCAAAGAAACTTTCCGGTTTCATCCACAATCACCGTGTCTTCTTCGGAAAGACTGGCAGAGCTGTTGTTGTTAATGAAGATCACTGTTTGGTTCTTGCTAATCAAGTTTTCTGACTTCGTCACTTCCGACAGAATTCTTTTATGACCGCGCTCTAACTTTTCAAGCTCCGTCTGCGGGCCTTTGTTGGCGTGACAGAATTTTTGGACAAGGGGAGCTTTCGCGGAAAGAGAATTCAGAGTGAAGCCTTGGCATTCGGCAATCCATTCGATCTGCTTAGGGCAGTCATCAGTTCCGCTTACGAGTGAATAAACAGCTCTTGCAGCAGGCACCACGCTTTGTGGCGCGCGCATCGTGGTCTCGACGGAAGTAAAATTCTTTCCGACCCAGATCAGTCCCAAAATGAGAAATAATGCGATATTGCCCAGCATGCGGCTCCTTTGCTTTTGGATTTTTAAAGCAAGGGTTGTGCTTTGTGAGCTGAACTAAATTTGAGCACAGGGAGGTGTTCTCAAATTGAAATGTTGAACTTCTCCGGAAGTGACAAAATTAGTTCGCGGGCTTGCGCGAAGGACGGGTCCAAATAAAAACTAAGACGCAGGTGCAGATAATGCCCGCACACCACTTGGCATAAACGGGGACCGTGGGTTTTAGCAATGAGAAAGTCACCAGCGGCACCATTAAAGCAGTCGCAAGAATTTTAGCGCGGGGGCGAATCACGCCGTGCAGTTGCCAGTCTAGAATAAAAGGTCCTAGATGCGGTTGATTGATCAACCAACGATGCCATTTTTCAGAGCTTCGTGAAAAACAAAACGCCGTCAGTAATAAAAACGGCGTCGTAGGCAAAAGGGGAAGAAAGATGCCTATCACCCCCAGGCCTAAAAAGATCCAGCCGAATACAAAATAAATCGTGCGCTTTGTCTGTTGAATCATTTCGCTGGGGCCACCGAAGTAGGAAGTTCATCATCAAGTTTATGAGTCTTCTTACTTTCAAGTGGCGAAAGCATCAAGTACAAAGCGGGTACAACGAACAATGTTAAAAGCGTCGAAACAATCGTTCCCCCGATGATGGATAAACCCATCGGAATACGTGTTTCCGCCCCAATGCCAGATCCAATCACCAAAGGAGTTGCCGCCGCCACAGTTGCGACCGAAGTCATCAGGATCGGGCGAAGGCGCACGGGGCAGGCCTCTAAAAGTGCTTTGGAAATATCTTTTTCCCCGTGATGTCGCACTTGGTTTGTGAACTCCACCAAAAGAATTGAGTTCTTCTTCGCGATACCCATCAGAACGATCAAGCCGATAAAGCTAAACAGATTCAAAGAAACATCAAACATCCAAAGGGCAATCAAGGCCCCGGTCACACTGAATGGAAGAGCAACAAGAACCGAGATCGGATGAATGAACGAGTTGAATTGCACTGCTAAGATTAAGTACGCGACTAAAATACCGACCATCATCGCTGAATAGAGACTTTTAAACGAGTCGGCAAAACCGGCAGAAGCACCTTCCAGCGCGAATGAATAGCCCGCGGGAAGAATTTCTTTGGCGATGGAGCTGGCACGCTCTAAGACTTTTGCTTGAGATTCTCCCGGAGCCAAGTTTCCGAACACAGAAATCGCTCTTTGACGATTCACGCGCGAAATTCCCTGGATGGCTTTTTCTTCCTTAATATCTACCAACTGAGATAGAGGAATAAGATTTCCGAAGTTGTTACGTACGTAAAGACGTTTAAAATCTTCAGGTTTTTGAATCTGATCTTCTAAAAACTTAAAACGGATGTCGTAACGACGTCCATCGGCCGTGTAACGCCCTTCGCGAAGGCCTCCTACACCGGCAGAAAGAATTTGCCCGACGTCTTCAACTGAAACTCCTCGCGCCGCCATGGCGCCGCGCTTAGGAAACAAAACCAATTCCGGAATCCCCATACGGAAATCCGTATCAAGATCTACCGCCAGTTTTTCTTTTTCTAGACGCTCCATCAATTCATTGGATTTATCAAAAAGGACTTTCAAATCCGGTCCACGCAAGTTGATGGCCAAAGGATTTTGGCGTCCTGTCGAAAGATTTCGTGCGGAAATATCACGCATGGAAATACGCATACCTTTAAGTTCTTTGAATTTTTGGCGCCAGATATTCATGATCTGTGTGTGACCCAATTGACGATCCGCGCGGGGCTTTAAGGCCACCGGAAGGAAGAATTGATTCACGTTTGCGGAACCACCACCTCCACCGACAGAGATAACGAAGCCTTCGACGTTGGCGTCCGCCTTAATGATAGCTTCGAC contains these protein-coding regions:
- a CDS encoding DUF5020 family protein, which gives rise to MKKWGFVFASAVLVLTTQNSVAADWQETNIQFLHWDSYKTPTGKELSQSVITLEHASSWTYGSNFFFIDISNPDTEDETSFYGEISPGFSLKKMGLLELSEESGPSDVLLQLNYEFPQGPAKRAALAGVNFVWKNLGFDFLSTQFLFRDTLGLDGHTGQLTLAWLKRFGSEAWPLEFSGFIDWAGAEATSHENIHTQPNLLLDFSRKTARKVPLKLGIEWKYWKNKYGIDGLEESVPQAKLVWIF
- a CDS encoding Mrp/NBP35 family ATP-binding protein; translation: MAAPNPFEKQTPIPGVKHIIAVSSGKGGVGKSTVATNLAMALGKKSRVGLLDADIYGPSIPRMLGSLGQKPQINPETNQLEPITRYGIKLMSIGFLVDENAAVVWRGPMLFKAMDQFLRDVNWGELDYLVVDLPPGTGDIQLTLAQKVPVSGAVVVSTPQNVALLDVKKAVDMFERVGVPLLGMVENMAYMINPANGEKIQLFPKGEMDTYAHAKGMKKLGAVPFNPSVGLACEAGIPIVEANSNGAEAQEFMSIANNIREILP
- a CDS encoding YbaN family protein produces the protein MIQQTKRTIYFVFGWIFLGLGVIGIFLPLLPTTPFLLLTAFCFSRSSEKWHRWLINQPHLGPFILDWQLHGVIRPRAKILATALMVPLVTFSLLKPTVPVYAKWCAGIICTCVLVFIWTRPSRKPAN